One Dictyostelium discoideum AX4 chromosome 3 chromosome, whole genome shotgun sequence genomic region harbors:
- the rrpC gene encoding RNA-directed RNA polymerase, with protein MSNYNNNNNNIPILKNNVKPRQYQEDAFNQCISRNTILVLPTGTGKTLVSILTFLKMFEINEKKNNDKVALFLVNNILLGKQQTETIKNLTDKRVMVLSGDDLSFQTKKKNYDIVVATPQILMNLINKNKIRIDNFHFIIFDEVHNATGLDNYCKIMSLVKNLDPPFRPRILGLTASVLKNASNYTTERATNEIKKLEDIMLSKIYCPLIEIFKDQQQQQQQQQQQHHHHQSPNFEIYEPSIQQTKLTSIISKLIIDKTRYLSKKNGHKDVKLEQIELPILKFIQSLSSLKPKLTSERDSSEYATIVNLCNSLTTLSIEGPQQCLTSITDGFVNGIIYQQLIDYDSEENQQQQEEEEEEEKEDEDDGIEMKTNKFKSLLKLLSIEIKENNINDKINCIVFVETRDTGKKLLNLLISEKEISKLNPKLIYGHNGRNGMKHSEQQQIIQQFKEGVCQVLVSTNVLEEGIDIKECNSVICFDNLYSLKSLIQRRGRDRTCSSFTLILEQDQRLRLEDLIKSEIIINRSLIDIMTDRMRQKELSTSSSSTSSSSSSSSNNSISMVSSLSSSSLSPSLSTSSSGVVTDEENSIYDYQTFFLPIFHIKENEYESFKEYCFKYNIKCSKEAADIDDDSDDDDENDSDSDSDSDGDSDSDNNSNSDNNSDRDEAIKLKNGPLVICSIEKKGNEFHEPYLSKFLLLNIKVDSTEKDTLINKFTIYLSKRFGYWINYSHYIDAIELDNEQEINNTFELVKETSRPSEAKTKFEFGNILNSPPLQFNKVDHFNSNIESIIIRKDHIVFKSVQNSSGNIYYLHHMSCRDVEQYCLYTPPTLIRTGSSKLTNSYDFYFLVIRPITLVRVKYDCKSKRTFTDEIEIENKNFGRSFVYKFTINLNFEKVNRLLSQLKYIGFDLYLFRNVNNNENNNNNNNNNTNKNINSNNIIINNNNNNNGNNINNINNGNELNFQNINNEEIYYLINSLNSERSFGRIINQDFVNQIIDLLKSNRIEEARYIIGVASTKKTKFFDYSKLFKKVISLNGNFNNIDSGDINDNNNGNYNIIEELYKDKPIQSNNGWVLINEIFVTPSRIVLKPPRLTLGNRILRKFSPEKFILFNFTDENLEPFRGLNKSSPLTKTIERIFNNGIEIIQGSGKKYFFIGCSQSQVRNYSAWFVLEDKVTNEKSALNWSGIKYESLQMIKVFRNLCLLFSTTLKSQVIYKIEMIPDIISKEGHNFTEGCGFIGSKLVELINQQNNYNSSTCAYQIRLGGSKGVLVLNENIDEMSLQIRPSMSKFELDYKSGQLDEEHKTLEIVSASTTSRCKLNRQAITLLSNAGVEDSTFLQMLEVELNQNAQTLVDVNLSKELLGDFFQHITEYELFNDYYIRSILLKLYKSKLIKIQDKCWIEVKESRNLLGVCDTSGTLPEDTVYIEVEELDPIDNLMKPKVIIGRVAVLKNPCHHPGDVRFLKAIDHPPLNGKRNVLFFSTNGMVPNFKQCSGSDLDGDRYFVIYDQTLIREDLITHEPYLGEEQTVNPLIGEEDSDDDQYENDDNDITIPTSTTTKSTNNTPTKLSDIYLKNVDKSKLGTISNTHLAISDIEKVSSINSIKVAIQCAIEVDSVKTSVHGIIPRDVKSILKEKGYPHFMKIKNGSTFEYKGGNQRKYYISDRVIGKIYDSAENLLWFGDFLPEAKVDESLLVQGYKEYLNHENFTTYMDYKSKINSILRRFGAQSEEDLLIGFMDPQFSEKLSIEAKAHFKSNYNSIQKLFYHNFLNEFRKKSNNNNNNNNNLSMLQIEEEEELINENYTEIEKKVCAWYFISYSDPENDKTLGFYRSVKGLLKTTEINNFETQKHNDKKPLNLSILSFAKEMKDTLLFGYQEKLLIFDEIKEILNDHLLENQLNDHFIFNLLFSGQQQNNNHQQEEQQQQQQQQQQQQQQQEEEDVEQSNIPSFYLYLQPLENEIENEKLLLVLKEKLESSFSNNLFEIIKITSTILEFEFKKIKFIIDFNSNSWYQSKVISLYITKHPSLVPTLLVIIEHIKNISLLLNSNKNTTTTTTTTTTSTTTTTTTISYNNNNNIKEKIENFSISPIGLVILFIRYAIENGLIKEFEESDIEFELSNNNNNIYSYEDLKDLLKIECEVGQSDNLLGFYRYYSEIFLLGVYSKKESFKLKSFGKSSIGVDNEVTITNDPQQLSLLSSQFKFAYNGICATVNVHKFLDSCLIISKRSILIQIGVDQIDNLIKNQLAIRESIELLNVSIQFIYNSPKSCTIDINGLPNRLTKARDKIREFLK; from the exons atgtcaaattataataataacaataataatataccaattttaaaaaacaatgtaAAACCTCGTCAATATCAAGAAGATGCATTCAATCAATGTATTAGTAGAAATACGATTTTAGTTTTACCAACTg gTACTGGTAAAACTTTAGTAtcaattttaacatttttaaaaatgtttgaaataaatgaaaaaaaaaataatgataaagttgcattatttttagtaaataatattttattaggaAAACAACAAACCGAGACGATAAAGAATTTAACTGATAAGAGAGTAATGGTTTTAAGTGGAGACGATTTATCATTTCAaactaaaaagaaaaactatGATATAGTTGTTGCAACGCCACagattttaatgaatttaattaataagaataaaattagaattgataattttcatttcatAATTTTCGATGAAGTTCATAATGCTACTGGTTTGGATAATTATTGCAAGATCATGTCTTTagttaaaaatttagatCCACCATTTAGACCAAGAATCCTTGGTTTAACTGCATCGGTTTTAAAGAACGCTTCAAATTATACCACTGAAAGAGCAaccaatgaaattaaaaagttgGAAGATATAATGTTATCAAAAATCTATTGtccattaattgaaatatttaaagatcaacaacaacaacaacaacaacaacaacaacaacatcatcatcatcaatcacctaattttgaaatttatgaACCATCTATTCAACAAACTAAATTAACTTCaatcatttcaaaattaatcaTTGATAAAACTAGATATCTCTCAAAGAAAAATGGTCATAAAGATGTAAAATTGGAACAAATTGAActtccaattttaaaattcattcaatcattatcaagtttaaaaccaaaattaaCTTCAGAAAGAGATTCAAGTGAATATGCTACAATCGTTAATTTATGTAATAGTTTAAcaacattatcaattgaaggACCACAACAATGTTTAACTTCAATTACTGATGGTTTTGTAAATGGtataatttatcaacaattaatagATTATGATTCAGaagaaaatcaacaacaacaagaagaagaagaagaagaggaaaaagaagatgaagatgatggtattgaaatgaaaaccaataaatttaaatcattattaaaattattaagtattgaaattaaagaaaataatataaatgataaaataaattgtatTGTATTTGTTGAAACCAGAGATACtggtaaaaaattattaaatctattAATTAGTGAGAAGGAAATCtcaaaattaaatccaaaatTAATCTATGGTCATAATGGTAGAAATGGTATGAAACATagtgaacaacaacaaatcaTTCAACAATTTAAAGAAGGTGTTTGTCAAGTATTGGTATCAACAAATGTATTAGAGGAAGGTATAGATATTAAAGAATGTAATTCTGTaatttgttttgataatctttatagtttaaaatcattaattcaaCGTCGTGGTAGAGATAGAACTTGTTCATCATTTACATTAATTCTTGAACAAGATCAACGTTTAAGATTAGaggatttaattaaaagtgaaatcattataaatagatcattaattgatataATGACTGATAGAATGAGACAAAAAGAATTATCtacttcatcatcttcaacatcttcatcttcatcatcatcgtcaaataattcaatttcaatggtttcttctttatcatcttcatcattatcaccttctttatcaacatcatcaagtGGAGTTGTAACAGATGAAGAAAATAGTATTTATGATTATCAAACTTTTTTCTTACCAATTTTCCATATTAAAGAGAATGAATATGAATCATTCAAAGagtattgttttaaatataatataaaatgttCAAAAGAAGCTGCTGATATAGatgatgatagtgatgatgatgatgaaaatgatagtGACAGTGATAGTGATAGTGACGGTGACAGTGacagtgataataatagtaacagtgataataatagtgatcgTGATGAagcaattaaattaaagaatgGACCATTAGTAATTTgttcaattgaaaagaaaGGTAATGAATTTCATGAACCTTATTTATCTAAATTCTTATTGTTAAATATTAAAGTTGATTCAACAGAAAAAGATACACTTATCAACAAGtttacaatttatttatcaaaGAGATTTGGATATTGGATAAATTATAGTCATTATATTGATGCAATAGAATTAGATAATGAACAAGAGATTAACAATACCTTTGAATTGGTTAAAGAGACCTCTAGACCATCAGAGGCAAAaactaaatttgaatttggtaatattttaaattcaccacCATTACAATTCAATAAAGTCGATCATTTCAATTCTAATATCGAATCAATTATCATTAGAAAAGATCATATAGTATTTAAGAGTGTTCAaaatagtagtggtaatatttattatcttcatcataTGTCATGTCGTGATGTTGAACAATATTGTCTATACACTCCCCCAACTTTAATTAGAACGGGTAGTTCAAAGTTAACAAACTCTTATGACTTTTATTTCTTGGTTATTAGACCTATAACATTGGTTAGAGTAAAATATGATTGTAAATCAAAGAGAACCTTTACAGATGAaatagaaattgaaaataaaaattttggtAGATCTTTTGTTTATAAATtcacaattaatttaaattttgaaaaagttaataGATTACTatcacaattaaaatatattggttttgatttatatttatttagaaatgttaataataatgaaaataataataataataataataacaatactaataaaaatattaatagtaataatattattattaataataataataataataatggtaataatataaataatattaataatggtaatgaattaaattttcaaaatattaataatgaagaaatttattacttaattaattcattaaattcagAAAGATCCTTTGGTAGAATTATAAATCAAGATTTtgtaaatcaaattattgatttattaaaatcaaatagaaTTGAAGAAGCAAGATATATTATTGGTGTTGCATCaacaaagaaaacaaaattctttgattattcaaaattatttaaaaaagtaatttctttaaatggtaattttaataatattgatagtggtgatattaatgataataataatggaaattataatattattgaagAATTATATAAAGATAAACCAATACAATCAAATAATGGTTGggtattaattaatgaaatatttgTAACACCATCAAGAATTGTATTAAAACCACCAAGATTAACATTGGGTAATAGAATTTTACGTAAATTTTCACCAGagaaattcattttattcaattttacaGATGAAAATTTAGAACCATTTAGAggtttaaataaaagttCACCattaacaaaaacaattgaaagaatctttaataatggtattgaAATCATTCAAGGATCTGGTAAGAAATACTTTTTCATTGGTTGTTCTCAATCTCAAGTTAGAAATTATTCAGCATGGTTTGTATTGGAAGATAAAGTTACCAATGAAAAATCGGCATTAAATTGGAGTGGTATAAAATATGAATCacttcaaatgataaaagtATTTAGAAatctttgtttattattttccacCACTTTAAAATCTCAAGTTAtctataaaattgaaatgatACCTGATATTATCTCAAAGGAAGGTCATAATTTTACAGAAGGTTGTGGTTTCATTGGTTCTAAATTAGtggaattaattaatcaacaaaataattacaaCTCAAGTACTTGTGCCTATCAAATTAGACTTGGTGGTTCAAAAGGTGTTTTagtattaaatgaaaatatagaTGAAATGTCACTTCAAATTAGACCAAGTATGAGTAAATTCGAATTGGATTACAAAAGTGGTCAATTAGATGAAGAACATAAAACATTGGAAATCGTATCGGCATCAACTACAAGTAGATGTAAACTCAATAGACAAGCCATTACATTATTATCGAATGCAGGTGTTGAAGATTCAACTTTTCTTCAAATGTTAGAGGTGGAGTTAAATCAAAACGCTCAAACATTGGTTGATGTTAATCTTTCAAAAGAACTTTTAGGTGATTTCTTTCAACATATTACAGAATATGAACTATTCAATGATTACTATATTAGAAGtattcttttaaaactttataaatcaaagttaattaaaattcaagATAAATGTTGGATCGAAGTAAAAGAGAGTAGAAATCTATTGGGTGTTTGTGATACATCTGGTACTTTACCAGAAGATACTGTCTATATTGAAGTTGAAGAATTAGATCCAATCgataatttaatgaaaccAAAGGTTATAATTGGTAGAGTCGCAGTTTTAAAGAATCCATGTCATCATCCTGGTGATGTTAGATTCTTGAAAGCAATTGATCATCCACCACTCAATGGTAAAAGAAATGTATTATTCTTTTCAACAAATGGTATGGTACCAAATTTCAAACAATGTTCAGGATCAGATTTAGATGGTGATAGATATTTCGTAATTTATGATCAAACTTTAATTAGAGAAGATTTAATAACTCATGAACCTTATTTAGGTGAAGAACAAACTGTAAATCCACTCATTGGTGAAGAagatagtgatgatgatcaatatgaaaatgatgataatgatattaccattccaacttcaacaactacAAAATCAACCAATAACACTCCCACTAAACTATcggatatttatttaaaaaatgttgataaatcaaaattaggtacaatttcaaatacaCATTTAGCCATCTCtgatattgaaaaagtttCAAGTATAAACTCAATAAAAGTTGCAATTCAATGTGCAATCGAAGTTGACTCTGTAAAAACCTCTGTTCATGGTATAATTCCACGTGATGTAAAATCAATACTCAAAGAGAAAGGTTATCCTCACtttatgaaaattaaaaatggttcCACTTTTGAATATAAAGGTGGCaatcaaagaaaatattatatcAGTGATCGTGTTATTGGTAAAATCTATGATTCTGCAGAGAATTTATTATGGTTTGGTGACTTCTTACCAGAGGCAAAAGTCGATGAATCTTTATTGGTCCAAGGATACAAAGAGTATCTAAACCATGAAAACTTTACAACCTATATGGATTATAAATctaaaatcaattcaatacTTAGAAGATTTGGTGCTCAAAGTGAAGAAGatcttttaattggttttatGGATCCACAATTTAgtgaaaaattatcaattgaagcTAAAGCTCATTTCAAATCAAACTAtaattcaattcaaaaacTTTTCTATCATAATTTCTTAAATGAATTTAgaaagaaatcaaataataataataataataataataatttatcaatgtTACAaattgaagaagaggaagaattAATCAATGAAAACTATAcagaaattgaaaagaaagTTTGTGCTTGGTATTTCATCTCTTATTCAGATcctgaaaatgataaaacttTAGGTTTCTATAGATCAGTTAAaggtttattaaaaactactgaaattaataattttgaaactcAAAAacataatgataaaaaaccTTTAAATTTAAGTATTCTATCTTTTGCTAAAGAAATGAAAGATACATTACTTTTTGGTTATCAagaaaaacttttaatatttgatgaaattaaagaaatcttAAATGATCATTTATTGGAAAATCAACTAAATGatcatttcatttttaatttattattttctggtcaacaacaaaataataatcatcaacaagaagaacaacaacaacaacaacaacaacaacaacaacaacagcaacaacaagaagaagaagatgtaGAACAATCTAATATACcaagtttttatttatatctacAACCTTTAGAGAATGaaatagaaaatgaaaaacttttattggtattaaaagaaaagttGGAATCATCATTCTCAAATAATctctttgaaattattaaaattacatcAACTATATTAGAATTtgaattcaaaaaaattaagtttaTCATTGATTTCAATTCAAATAGTTGGTATCAATCAAAAgtaatttctttatatatAACTAAACATCCATCTTTAGTACCAACTTTATTAGTTATAATTgaacatattaaaaatatatcattactattaaattcaaataaaaatacaacaacaacaacaacaacaacaacaacttcaactactacaacaacaacaacaataagttataataataataataatattaaagaaaaaattgaaaatttttcaatttcaccaattggtttagttattttatttattagatatgcaattgaaaatggtttaATTAAGGAATTTGAAGAAAGTGATATcgaatttgaattatcaaataataataataatatttatagctatgaagatttaaaagatttattaaaaatagaatgtGAAGTTGGTCAAAGTGATAATCTTCTTGGTTTCTATAGATATTACTCTGAGATTTTCCTTTTGGGTGTTTATAGTAAAAAAGAATCATTCAAATTGAAATCTTTTGGAAAATCAAGCATTGGTGTCGATAATGAAGTAACCATTACAAATGATCCTCAGCAACTTTCATTATTAAGCTctcaatttaaatttgcaTACAATGGAATTTGTGCAACAGTAAATGTTCATAAATTCTTGGATAGTTGTTTAATCATATCAAAGAGATCCATTTTAATACAAATTGGTGTCGATCAAATTGATAATCTtataaagaatcaattggCCATAAGAGAATCAATCGAACTTTTAAATGTTTCCATTCAATTCATTTATAATTCACCAAAATCTTGCACCATTGACATAAATGGTTTACCAAATCGATTAACAAAAGCTCGTGATAAAATTAGAGAGTTtctcaaataa
- a CDS encoding methyltransferase type 12 domain-containing protein gives MKKANNKQIAQTNKLVKYDSFRSNDRNLILSNLNKLNDWINNKSNFKEIEETGIFKALSELIDQYNENQENQVENNEFTEIIILLVKFLKNLSVKETETNEILRSLDYIHRLELILNNSYDSDLLNDSSTTIECLRKCAPYSVRKVGVGEYSEQTGQFQWMIEMKQLHFDEVFVGWRVWEAGIGFGKWVLENKQIFQGKEVLELGSGLGVAGFMAGLICKSVLMTDYTPKLVSALKDNLKINSRIPEIKKACTVQALDWVNDKAPKPFHYDIVIGSEVIYDEKIVDHLANIIHQSLTPNGIFYSTAATVRRGIPEFIHSMKSRGYTVNCTEFPKRFMPDTKFDTHFFEIYRNKNK, from the exons atgaaaaaagctaataataaacaaatagcTCAAACTAATAAACTTGTAAAATATGACTCTTTCAGATCTAATGATaggaatttaattttatcaaacttaaataaattaaatgattggataaataata aaagtaattttaaagaaattgaagaaaCAGGTATATTTAAAGCTTTAAGTGAGCTAATTGATCaatataatgaaaatcaagaaaatcaagttgaaaataatgaatttacagaaattataatattattagttaaatttttaaagaatttatcaGTTAAAGAAACGGaaacaaatgaaattttgAGATCATTAGATTATATTCACAGATtagaattgattttaaataatagttatgatagtgatttattaaatgattcttcaacaacaattgaatGTTTACGTAAATGTGCACCTTATAGTGTTAGAAAAGTGGGTGTTGGAGAATATAGTGAACAAACTGGTCAATTCCAATGGATGATTGAAATGAAACAATTACATTTTGATGAAGTATTTGTAGGTTGGAGAGTATGGGAAGCTGGTATTGGATTTGGTAAATGGGTTTTAGAGAATAAACAAATTTTCCAAGGTAAAGAAGTTTTAGAACTTGGTTCAGGTTTAGGTGTCGCTGGTTTTATGGCTGGTTTAATTTGTAAATCTGTTTTAATGACTGATTATACTCCAAAG cTTGTATCagcattaaaagataatttaaaaataaattctagAATTccagaaattaaaaaagcaTGTACTGTTCAAGCATTAGATTGGGTTAATGATAAAGCACCAAAACCATTTCACTATGATATTGTAATTGGAAGTGAAGTTATTTATGATGAAAAGATTGTTGATCATTTAGCAAATATTATTCATCAAAGTCTAACACCTAATGGTATATTTTATAGTACAGCTGCAACTGTTAGAAGAGGTATTCCTGAATTTATTCATTCAATGAAATCTCGTGGTTACACTGTTAATTGTACTGAATTTCCAAAAAGATTTATGCCTGATACAAAATTTGATACTcacttttttgaaatttatagaaataaaaataaataa
- a CDS encoding coiled-coil family protein: MTLFSSISSLSSSMTSSRSIFASFGSGTIMGSNSISCTVGSGSCGSGSGGCGDLTGGAKSSGGSCGGKGGSHNHGHGHGPHGQGGKGSGGSCSC; encoded by the exons atgacacTCTTTT caTCGATCTCATCATTGTCAAGTTCAATGACAAGTTCAAGATCTATTTTCGCTTCATTTGGTAGTGGAACAATTATGGGTTCAAATTCTATTTCATGTACTGTCGGTAGTGGTAgttgtggtagtggtagtggagGTTGTGGTGATTTAACTGGTGGAGCTAAATCAAGTGGTGGTAGTTGTGGAGGAAAAGGTGGATCACACAATCATGGCCATGGTCATGGACCACATGGTCAAGGTGGTAAAGGTTCAGGAGGTTCATGTAGTTGTTAA